From one Humulus lupulus chromosome 8, drHumLupu1.1, whole genome shotgun sequence genomic stretch:
- the LOC133794878 gene encoding glycosyltransferase BC10-like isoform X2, whose amino-acid sequence MTKKAPPVATRHVIWLSWKLLIFLSVALCVLALLRLHSQPDPFSSSQSSISLARSRISRDNVFTGPPKIAFLFLARRNLPLDFLWGSFFENADTANFSIYIHSAPGYVFDESTTKSHFFLGRQLPNSIRVGWGESSMIQAERLLFAEALEDPANQRFVLLSDSCVPLYNFSYIYKYLMSSPRSFVDSFLDAKEGRYNPKMSPKIPMKRWRKGSQWITVIRRHAEVIIDDEVIFRVFQKYCKRRPPLDSRKGKLNLKLQKQHNCIPDEHYVPTLLAMSQLEDELERRTLTYTVWNQSANKMENKDWHPVTFNYANASPKKIKEIKKINHIYYETEFRTEWCRTNFTPVPCFLFARKFSQGAAMRLLSDGVLGRYDASALALMEIILEIARFLIPLHQILKLKLFVAAASQIMFTSR is encoded by the exons CCCgaccctttctcttcttctcaatcttctatttctcttgcGAGATCTCGTATTTCTCGAGATAACGTCTTCACCGGCCCCCCAAAGATCGCCTTCCTTTTTCTCGCGCGCCGTAATCTCCCGCTTGATTTTCTCTGGGGCAGTTTCTTTGAG AACGCTGATACGGCTAacttttcaatttatattcattcgGCGCCGGGATATGTGTTTGATGAGTCAACAACGAAGTCGCATTTTTTTCTTGGTCGACAACTGCCGAATAGCATTCGG GTGGGTTGGGGAGAGTCGAGTATGATCCAAGCAGAAAGATTGCTATTTGCAGAAGCTCTTGAAGATCCGGCAAATCAGAGATTCGTTCTTCTCTCTGACAG CTGTGTTCCCCTGTACAACTTTAGCTATATATACAAGTATTTGATGTCCTCTCCTAGGAGTTTCGTGGACAG CTTTCTTGATGCTAAAGAGGGCCGATACAATCCGAAGATGTCACCAAAAATACCAATGAAGAGATGGCGAAAAGGATCTCAG TGGATCACCGTGATAAGAAGACACGCAGAAGTAATTATAGATGATGAAGTTATTTTTCGAGTCTTTCAAAAATATTGTAAG CGACGCCCACCTCTAGATTCCAGGAAGGGAAAGCTGAATCTT AAACTTCAGAAGCAGCACAACTGTATTCCAGATGAACATTATGTGCCAACATTGCTTGCG ATGAGTCAGCTTGAAGATGAACTTGAACGAAGAACGTTGACCTATACTGTTTGGAATCAGTCTGCAAATAAAATGGAGAATAAAGATTGGCATCCTGTTACTTTTAATTATGCAAATGCTAGCCCTAAAAAGATCAAAGAAATAAAG AAGATCAACCATATATACTATGAGACTGAGTTCAGAACAGAATGGTGCCGTACTAATTTTACACCTGTTCCCTGTTTTCTGTTCGCAAGGAAATTTTCTCAGGGTGCTGCTATGCGCCTTTTGAGCGACGGAGTGCTTGGTCGCTATGATGCGTCTGCATTG GCACTAATGGAAATCATCTTAGAGATTGCCAGATTTCTTATACCTCTACATCAGATCTTGAAACTCAAGCTATTTGTTGCTGCGGCTAGTCAAATAATGTTTACATCCAGATGA